One stretch of Amycolatopsis tolypomycina DNA includes these proteins:
- a CDS encoding malate dehydrogenase: MSQAPVNVTVTGAAGQIGYALLFRIASGQLLGQDVPVKLRLLEIPQAVKAAEGTAMELEDGAFPLLAGTDIFDDPKQAFEGTNIALLVGARPRSKGMERGDLLEANGGIFKPQGEAINAGAADDIKVLVVGNPANTNALIARSHAPDVPADRFTAMTRLDHNRALAQLAKKLGVPVTELKKVAIWGNHSATQYPSVQHAEFGGKPIADAVDQAWLENDFIPTVAKRGAAIIEARGLSSAASAASAAIDHVHTWVNGTPAGDWTSAAVASDGSYGVPEGLISSFPVTAENGQYKIVQGLEIDDFSRARIDASVNELVEERDTVQKLGLI, translated from the coding sequence ATGAGCCAAGCCCCCGTCAACGTGACCGTCACCGGCGCCGCCGGCCAGATCGGCTACGCGCTGCTCTTCCGCATCGCGTCCGGTCAGCTCCTCGGCCAGGACGTCCCGGTGAAGCTGCGGCTGCTCGAGATCCCGCAGGCGGTCAAGGCGGCCGAGGGCACCGCGATGGAACTCGAAGACGGCGCGTTCCCCCTCCTCGCCGGCACCGACATCTTCGACGACCCCAAGCAGGCCTTCGAAGGCACCAACATCGCCCTCCTCGTCGGCGCCCGCCCCCGCAGCAAGGGCATGGAGCGCGGCGACCTCCTCGAAGCCAACGGCGGCATCTTCAAGCCCCAGGGCGAAGCCATCAACGCCGGCGCCGCCGACGACATCAAGGTCCTCGTCGTCGGCAACCCCGCCAACACCAACGCCCTCATCGCCCGCTCGCACGCCCCCGACGTGCCCGCCGACCGCTTCACCGCGATGACCCGCCTCGACCACAACCGCGCCCTCGCCCAGCTCGCCAAGAAGCTCGGCGTCCCGGTGACCGAACTCAAGAAGGTCGCCATCTGGGGCAACCACTCCGCCACCCAGTACCCCTCGGTCCAGCACGCCGAATTCGGCGGCAAGCCCATCGCCGACGCCGTCGACCAGGCCTGGCTCGAAAACGACTTCATCCCCACCGTCGCCAAGCGCGGCGCGGCCATCATCGAAGCCCGCGGCCTCTCCTCCGCCGCCTCGGCCGCCTCCGCCGCCATCGACCACGTCCACACCTGGGTCAACGGCACCCCGGCCGGCGACTGGACCTCCGCCGCCGTCGCCTCCGACGGCTCCTACGGTGTCCCCGAAGGCCTCATCTCGTCCTTCCCGGTCACCGCCGAGAACGGCCAGTACAAGATCGTCCAGGGCCTCGAGATCGACGACTTCTCCCGCGCCCGCATCGACGCCTCCGTCAACGAGCTCGTCGAGGAACGCGACACCGTCCAGAAGCTCGGCCTCATCTGA
- a CDS encoding DUF4360 domain-containing protein — translation MLSAVVAAVMALSSVVAPHSWNTPPPPDKIVIDVVNAIGTGCPLGTSAVAVSQDNTAFTVTYSAYTALVGVGAGPLDARKNCQIGLRVHVPQGFTYGIAQADYRGFAHLERGATGLERANYYFQGNSPTAYIQHPLTGPFEDDWHFTDKTEVGAIVFKPCGEERNLNINTELRAAAGTSDPKKTTSYVTMDSTDGSITTVYHFAWLACP, via the coding sequence ATGCTGTCTGCGGTCGTTGCTGCCGTAATGGCGCTGTCCTCTGTGGTCGCCCCGCATTCGTGGAACACTCCTCCGCCGCCCGACAAAATCGTCATCGACGTCGTGAACGCCATCGGCACGGGCTGCCCGCTGGGCACGTCCGCGGTGGCCGTTTCGCAGGACAACACGGCGTTCACCGTGACGTACAGCGCCTACACCGCCTTGGTCGGGGTGGGTGCGGGTCCGCTCGACGCGAGGAAGAACTGCCAGATCGGCCTGCGGGTGCACGTGCCGCAGGGGTTCACCTACGGAATCGCGCAGGCGGACTACCGCGGGTTCGCGCACCTGGAACGTGGGGCGACCGGCCTGGAAAGAGCGAACTACTATTTCCAGGGTAATTCGCCGACGGCGTATATTCAGCACCCGCTGACCGGGCCGTTTGAAGACGACTGGCATTTCACGGACAAGACGGAAGTCGGGGCGATCGTGTTCAAGCCCTGCGGCGAGGAACGCAATCTGAACATCAACACCGAATTGCGGGCCGCGGCAGGCACGTCGGACCCGAAGAAGACCACGAGCTACGTCACGATGGACTCGACCGACGGCAGCATCACCACCGTCTACCACTTCGCGTGGCTGGCCTGCCCGTAA
- a CDS encoding FUSC family protein has protein sequence MNNRPMNNGPTNHLRTAALDRLVAADPGLVRLRLAGSAVLGIVLAVAALLPAHVPLTVTLVGAIAAMMTAFTVNDPTPGGQAVTLVLAFLTGAASITAASLGSTLPPLDSIVFVLLIFVAVYAQRFGARGTALGSIAFFLFFFPMFLQAHVKQVPQLLMALGVGVLANAVVRFVLLRRNAEAEFLRVRRAFRARLAAVVRAAEAHLAVNGSDRTRRQLRTALERLHECVLLIEDAAPDVVDAHAADRLRRRAIEVELAVQWLASTVQRTCSADLTTEVRDDLIARLARFRALMERDPRELPLISETGEYSRLLVEGSRIGEHAAPGDGVRKALAELALADDRAQRAAAPEATPDPLAPDVDNTEDTDEPAPKFAYDNRTRSAIQAVVGGGLAVLGGELVSHQRWYWAVLTVFVVFIGASSAGATFVKGVRRLGGTLIGIVGGVLLTPLVGGNTTATLGLILVCVFGMVYTARVSQVVMAFFVTSMLGLLYSLLGTFSLEVLWIRVAETAVGAAAGILAAVVIVPVRTRSVMLDDIAEVLDDLAEFLEHTRGLLAGEENVNIIELSRDLDRAVEQVRATIEPLTHPVNLRSARRDYGWHVLTTLETIAFRARHVAARAQPGQLTGTDADRLRQFTGRLLANIDVVHKALDAPGGPTPGTLVRDDGTPVSDRVDAAETRAVLSSLSHLDEALVSLGRVFGVEATDPRAPAR, from the coding sequence CGCGTTCACCGTCAACGACCCCACCCCGGGCGGCCAGGCCGTCACCCTCGTGCTGGCCTTCCTCACCGGAGCCGCCTCGATCACCGCCGCCAGCCTCGGCTCGACGCTGCCACCACTGGACAGCATCGTGTTCGTCCTGCTGATCTTCGTCGCCGTCTACGCCCAGCGCTTCGGCGCCCGCGGCACCGCACTCGGCTCGATCGCCTTCTTCCTGTTCTTCTTCCCGATGTTCCTGCAGGCCCACGTCAAGCAGGTGCCCCAGCTGCTGATGGCACTCGGCGTCGGCGTCCTCGCCAACGCCGTCGTCCGGTTCGTCCTGCTGCGCCGCAACGCCGAAGCCGAGTTCCTGCGCGTGCGCCGCGCCTTCCGCGCCCGCCTCGCCGCCGTCGTCCGCGCCGCCGAAGCCCACCTCGCCGTCAACGGCAGCGACCGCACCCGCCGTCAGCTGCGCACGGCACTCGAACGGCTGCACGAATGCGTCCTGCTCATCGAAGACGCCGCCCCCGACGTCGTCGACGCCCACGCCGCCGACCGGCTCCGCCGCCGCGCCATCGAAGTCGAACTCGCCGTGCAGTGGCTCGCCAGCACCGTCCAGCGCACCTGCTCCGCCGACCTCACCACCGAGGTCCGCGACGACCTCATCGCCCGGCTCGCCCGCTTCCGCGCCCTCATGGAACGCGACCCCCGCGAGCTGCCCCTGATCAGCGAAACCGGCGAATACAGCAGGCTGCTCGTCGAAGGCAGCCGCATCGGCGAACACGCCGCACCCGGCGACGGCGTCCGCAAGGCACTGGCCGAACTCGCCCTGGCCGACGACCGAGCCCAGCGAGCCGCCGCCCCCGAGGCGACCCCGGACCCGCTCGCCCCCGACGTGGACAACACAGAGGACACCGACGAGCCGGCACCGAAGTTCGCCTACGACAACCGCACCCGCAGCGCGATCCAAGCCGTCGTCGGCGGCGGGCTCGCCGTCCTCGGCGGCGAACTCGTCTCCCACCAGCGCTGGTACTGGGCCGTGCTCACCGTCTTCGTCGTGTTCATCGGCGCCTCCAGCGCCGGCGCCACCTTCGTCAAGGGCGTCCGCCGCCTCGGCGGCACCCTCATCGGCATCGTCGGCGGCGTCCTGCTCACCCCGCTCGTCGGCGGCAACACCACCGCCACCCTCGGCCTCATCCTCGTGTGCGTCTTCGGGATGGTCTACACCGCGCGGGTCTCCCAGGTGGTGATGGCCTTCTTCGTCACCAGCATGCTCGGCCTGCTCTACAGCCTGCTCGGCACCTTCAGCCTCGAAGTGCTCTGGATCCGCGTCGCCGAAACCGCCGTCGGCGCCGCCGCGGGCATCCTGGCCGCCGTGGTCATCGTGCCGGTCCGCACCCGCTCGGTCATGCTCGACGACATCGCCGAAGTCCTCGACGACCTGGCGGAGTTCCTCGAACACACCCGCGGCCTGCTCGCCGGCGAAGAGAACGTCAACATCATCGAACTGTCCCGCGACCTCGACCGCGCCGTCGAACAGGTCCGGGCCACCATCGAGCCGCTGACCCACCCGGTCAACCTCCGCAGCGCCCGCCGCGACTACGGCTGGCACGTGCTGACCACGCTCGAAACGATCGCCTTCCGGGCCCGGCACGTGGCCGCCCGCGCCCAGCCCGGCCAGCTCACCGGCACCGACGCCGACCGGCTCCGGCAGTTCACCGGACGCCTGCTCGCCAACATCGACGTCGTGCACAAGGCACTGGACGCACCGGGTGGCCCCACACCCGGCACGCTCGTGCGCGACGACGGCACCCCGGTCTCCGACCGCGTCGATGCGGCCGAAACCCGGGCCGTCCTGTCCAGCCTCAGCCACCTCGACGAAGCCCTGGTGTCCCTCGGCCGCGTCTTCGGTGTCGAAGCCACCGATCCCCGCGCCCCCGCGAGGTGA